A region of Gadus morhua chromosome 18, gadMor3.0, whole genome shotgun sequence DNA encodes the following proteins:
- the lyrm1 gene encoding LYR motif containing protein 1, with product MTAATRNKVLSLYSRLFRIARNWQAQSGVKQDTEAERNYIVLEARSLFRQNQKLTDQESVKRCIDECEARIEMGLHYRNPFPRASYLPPMGLATQKGRRLLGQQRLRRQAKPVYLQSQDDT from the exons ATGACTGCTGCTACTAGGAACAAGGTGCTGTCTCTTTATTCGAGGTTGTTTCGAATTGCCCGAAACTGGCAGGCCCAGTCAGGTGTTAAACAAGACACAGAGGCTGAGAGAAATTACATTGTCCTGGAAGCCCGCAGCTTATTCAGACAAAACCAAAAG ttAACAGATCAAGAATCCGTCAAGAGGTGCATAGACGAGTGTGAAGCAAGGATAGAAATGG GTCTACACTACAGGAATCCATTTCCAAGAGCA TCGTACCTCCCGCCGATGGGCCTGGCCACACAGAAGGGCAGGAGGCTGCTCGGGCAGCAACGTCTGCGGAGACAGGCCAAGCCAGTCTACCTGCAGTCACAGGACGACACCTGA